A region of the Lathamus discolor isolate bLatDis1 chromosome 12, bLatDis1.hap1, whole genome shotgun sequence genome:
TCCAAGTCTCACAGTGAGGCACAATCACTGTCTGAAGATGAGCAAGAAAGAACGGGGTCCTTTCCTCTTTGGGAACATATGTCTGATTTGACAGCATTATCTTTTACTGTTTCTAAACAGAATATCATTATTGAAGCACCTGTTGCCACTTAATTACCTGTGTTTGATTACACAGATGCTAAATGATGTGCTTTTTAGGCACAAACTCCTTCAAttttatatcctttttatgATGAGCCTCTGTGTCCATTTCCAAGACTGGATCAAAACTTCCCACGTGGGCCAGTGGCTGAGCACCCGGCCTCTTCTCCTGAGCTTCGGGAAATACGGAGTTCTGATCAAGACTTGAGTCCCCTCAGTTAGAACGACAAGACCTAGAGGTGCTGACCTATCCTGCCGCTTTCCGCCGCGGTCCCGTTTCGGCAGGCTGAGCGCCCAGGCGGGGGGCTCTGGTGGGCCCCGGCCCCACAGGGGGCTGGCTCCCAGTGCCGAGCTGGCTCtcggggctggggcagaggcGCCGGCCGAGAGGCAGGCGTGCGGGCATCCCGCAGGGCAGGGGCACGGAGCTCTTTCCTTCCCTGGGAGATGCCCAGGGGTCAATCCGCCGTCCCCCCCTCGCTGCCCCCTCTCTCCCGAGCCGCGCCGACCGCCGGGGGCGATGCTCCGGAGGCCCTGGGCCGCCGCGCCgggggcggtgggggggggCTGCGGTCCTGCGGTCCCCCCTCCCCACCGTGCCGGGGCCGCCGGGCCCTGCCCGCCCGCCGCGCTGCGGGagcgccgcccgccgccgcccgcacCCCCTCGGCGGCGCCGCTTCGCCTGGCGGCACGGCCCGGCCTGAGCCGGCCCCCGGCGGGGGGAGGCCCCGGCTCACCTGGACGGGCGGGGTGAGGGGGGAACGGTGCCCGCCAGCCCTCACCGGAGCGCTCCTTCCGCGGCCTTTGTTTGCGCTGTCACATGGGCCGCGGTGCGGGATTTAAGCGGGTCTCCGCAGGACATGCCGTGAGCGGCGcgccgcagccctgcccgcaGCGGCAGCGCTCCGCCCGGCCGGGGATGCGGCTCTAGCGGCCCCGCGATGAGCGGCTCCTCCATGGCGAAGAGCGAGTCCCGCACTTCGCTGCTGAAGGCGGCGGGGAGCCGGAGGGCTGCGGacgcccagccccagccccgcggcAGCCGCGCCCGGGACGGCAGAAGACAAGGCGGGCAGGCGGGGAGGGAGCTGAGCCAGGAGCCGCTCCCCGGGGAGCCCAGTGCCCGCAGGCCGCTCTGCCACCCGGGCGCCCGGGAGGACGGAGCGAGGGGCTCGGGGAAGCTGTCACATGGACGGGGGGAGAGCCAGCCGGAGTCGGCGGAAGGAGGTCCAAGGAGAGGCAGCGGCAAGGAACCAGTGCGGACATCCAGGCATCACCACCACCTTCCGCCGCACGCCAGCCACGGGCACCCCCAGGACCAGCATCAGCTCTcagacagggatggggaggaggcagaggaggacttTTTCTTCAGTCACAGGCAGCGGTCCAGCAGAGAGTCCCTAAAGCTCTCAGAAGGCGCTTCACCTCTGTCCAAATCCAGCAGCAAGTACTCCACCAAGTCCAGCGGCAGCGATCGGTCGGTGGAAGCGGACCccctcttccagcagctgcacCCCATGCTCAGCTCGGTCTTTGGCCAGGTAAGGGGCAGAGCGCCTCTCGCCCCCTCCGTcccttcctgcctgctcccccCCGCGCCCCCTCCTCCCGCCCTCTCACGGACCTTCGCCTCCTCGCTCCGGAGCCTCTCTCTCCCCGGGGCGCAGCCCGCAGCGGTAAATGCACTGCTTCCTGGCCGCCCTGCCGAACTTCTCCCGGCGCTGCGGCACCGCCGGGGCGCTGCGGGGCCGGCACCGGGGAGGGGGCGCGGGTCAGAGCCGCCCGCAGCcccggccgcccgcccgccccgccgggctCTGCGGAGGGCGCTCTCGATGGTGCTGGCGGGGGAAGTGCCGGTGCTTTCCCTGCCGCCGGGGGAAGTTGTGGCTCTGCCTGCTAAGGGTGAGAGTCAGAGAAGCGGATATTTAGAATGTATTTACTTATTAGATTCTATCTCTCTGGCTCCCCGCCTTGCTTTGCTGATTTGTTTACATCCCCTTATGGTGCATTTCTGTGCAATCAGCAGATGAATCACTTCTGATGGCAGAAGCTGTCAGGAAAAGGTagtggggagaaggaaaaaaaagataaaatcttGACCCAATTCTGAAGCCTTCGCAGTCACTATGTTAGGATGAAACAGATGCTTTCGGTGTTTGCAAGCTCTTTTGGTACAAAGCTGTTGCTTTTAGCTGCTTCTGGTAGTGAAATTACCCAACAGGACTAccctctgaaaatgaaaaggcagaggaagacTGGCCTGAAATTTTCTTTTAGAGCCATTTAAGGGATGTTAGTGGGAGATGTAATCTCCAGGAAGATTAATGGAACTGCAATCTCCCAGAAGCACAGTTTTAGGTATAAGCCAGCAGCCTGGGCGGCTAAATTCTAGCCCTGGAAGTGATCAGTTAAATCAGAATTGTGATTGTGGGGTTTGTTGTCGTTGGGTTGGGTTCATTTAAAGCGGGTTGCAGGGCTCAAATTAAGATTAcggagagaaggagaagaattttTGTAATGGGGTGGAAGGGGGTAATACACCTGTATCTGTTTAATCTGATGTCAGGAAGTACGTTCTACTTCTGTTCATTTTGAGTTCTCCAGAGAGAAATCAAAGCACATCTGTTCCCCGGACAATTTGTCATCCTCCCTGAGAGTCTGCTATTGATGGATGTTCTGGTTGTGTTTAACTCGGACCGAGTGCCACCCTCTGTGTACCAGAAGTCTAGGTTGACATTGTAGTGGTAATAAGGAAGGGCCTGGTGAGCGGCTTTGTGCTCATCCAGGTTACAGAAAGCCATATTCCTTCCGGCAGCAGGCTTTGCAATCCATGGGCTCAGGTCTGATTTTGTACCTGTACTTTTGAGGAAAGTAAAGATGTGTCTGAGATTGTAAGTCAGTGCAGCTGTATGTCCCCAAAGTGTTAGAAATACAGACTAACCCATGTCAGGGCTCCCGCTCACAGAAACCTCTCTGGTTTTGAACTCAGTCCTTACCTGCACAGcatctttgttttccctgttctGCTGTTAGCTTCCCAGTGTCATGAGACAGTTCTTAAAGCCTTAAACTTAGCAAAATGTAATGGCAGTGCTAAGCAGTGCCTCTTAAGAAAAGGGGCAGATGCAattccagttttcttcttttcactgGGTACATTGCACCAGTGCTTATAAACAAACACCAACATCTTTCTTTTAGAGCATACTATTATTTATTCCTATTTCTCGCTGTATTCATCTCTCACTTGCTTTGTTTGAAGTAACTACAAGAGAACAAACATCCAGTGGGGATTTGGGACTGGCTGTTAGGAGCGAGCTGTAGTAGGGGTGTGCAGCGGATTTGTGGATACAAGAAGGGGAGCTATGATGTAGGATGCACAAAGAGCTGCTTACAGGAAGAGAGATGTGAAGATTTTTTGCAGTGATATCAAAATCCTAAGATGACTAAAGGCTTAAAGATAAGAACTGTGGGAATTCCGTCATGGAACGGGATGAtggaagttttatttctgtgagtTACGAAACAAATGCTAAGCATTGTGTCAAAATGTGAGTGATGTTTTGCAATAGGCAAGGACTTCAGCCTGCAGGAGCCCAAGTTGCATCTGGGCTGAGGCAGGGTCATAGATGCAGAAGTGTCCAGCATTGCAGTGTAAGGCTGCAGGCGCTGTAGCACCAGTCTGCTCCATGCTGCAATTAGAAGAGTGCAACAGCTCAGCAGACAATTTATTTAATACCAGAACTTCTCTCCAGCCCACACAGCCCACTGTGAAACAgttaaaacagtaattttgcAGCACATAGCGGGAGAGGAGCACAGTGATGCatatctgcagcagcagagcgctCTGGTCCAGCAGCACCAGTATATCTTGTTCCAGCTGTAGAGCTGTGGAACATCCTCACCCTGTTGTTCCATGGTGGTGCAGTGATGTGGTCGCAGATGCAGACACTACAGTGATACAATCGGAAACGCAGAAAAGATTGCAGGGATGACTTCACGGAGGATGTCATTATTGCAGTAACAGCGAGAAGGAGCAGCCCAGGACTACAGGGTTGTGTCTGAGGGAGACAGATTTGTAGCTGTGCAGGAAAAAAGACAGAGTAAAAGCAGAAGTGCCGTGTTTATGTAACCAGCCCAGCAATATAGTGCACTGTGGGTATGCACTCCAGGCGAATGCTAAGATACTGCCAGGATACGGGATGCGGGGATATTTTGTTAATTAAGCTTATGCTATATTGGTACAGCAATGTTCTAATATAATACAATAAAACAATAATTCTCTTTTAGGGCATTTTACCATTTTGTAATTAAGCGGTACATGAATTAACAAATGTAGGGTAGTTGAATGATGTATTAGTATAAGCCAGGATGTCATTTTAGCCTAATGACATGTTTGCACACTGGATCGGTGAGACAGTTGCAGAGAAGCACTCTGCTGTGGAGTTTATACTGAGTTAGCACACAGTGCTGGAGAGCACAGCACTGACAATGCGGTGGTGTGGTAACGCAATCCTGTGGCAGAGCAGAGATGTGATACTGGAGCCATGCGGTAGCAGTTTGGCAGTGCATGGGTGTGATAATTGTGTAGTGTTGTAGCCTGACAGAAGAGTTTAACAGTCTAATGATGTAGTAATACAATATTCCAGGCGGGAGCTATTCTATACAGCAGTGATTACTTCTGGTGTGATATTAGCAAAAGGCTGTGCTGGCCTGACAGCACCGTCCCGTTGTACCAGAAGGCAGCAAGTGAAGCGTTACCACCATGCTGCAGTTTTGGAAGCACGGCTGTGAGTTAGCACGAGAGCAACGCCACAGACCGACTTGATGACAGAAGTGCTGTGTGAGTATGGGCTGTTATCTGATGCATGTGGCAGTGGGGCAGGAGTGCTTTGAAATGGCCCTGCAGTGACAGTGGCTCAGTACAGTGTGAGAGCAGTGCAGTGACTCATGGGTGTAGTTGGCAAGGGATGCGTGTGTGATAATGCAGCAAAGTGGGAAAGTGGCAAGAAAAGTGTGCATGGGGATAATGTTTCATATAATTTTGCCCAGGTAGCAGAATAGTGTTGGAATGGCCAAATGGTAAAGGAGTGCCGTGGAGCGAAAAGGAGCATTCTATcacccctgcagagcagaataGCATGACGGTCCTACAGTGCTTGCAGCGTGGCTATAGAACATTGCAGTATTGAGCAGTTGCATGTCCATGagagcagaagagcagtgaTCCGCCGCAGCTGGGATGGTGG
Encoded here:
- the CABP1 gene encoding calcium-binding protein 1 isoform X2, producing the protein MSGSSMAKSESRTSLLKAAGSRRAADAQPQPRGSRARDGRRQGGQAGRELSQEPLPGEPSARRPLCHPGAREDGARGSGKLSHGRGESQPESAEGGPRRGSGKEPVRTSRHHHHLPPHASHGHPQDQHQLSDRDGEEAEEDFFFSHRQRSSRESLKLSEGASPLSKSSSKYSTKSSGSDRSVEADPLFQQLHPMLSSVFGQDRELRPEEIEELREAFKEFDKDKDGFINCRDLGNCMRTMGYMPTEMELIELSQQINMNLGGHVDFEDFVELMGPKLLAETADMIGVKELRDAFREFDTNGDGEISTSELREAMKKLLGQQVGHRDIEEIIRDVDLNGDGRVDFEEFVRMMSR